A region of Vigna radiata var. radiata cultivar VC1973A chromosome 6, Vradiata_ver6, whole genome shotgun sequence DNA encodes the following proteins:
- the LOC106764023 gene encoding mitogen-activated protein kinase kinase kinase 18, whose protein sequence is MTSWVRGRCVGKGAFGVVNAAVSRPHGRLFAVKSVDCGLGHPCRLQALENEIRILKRVASPHVVAYLGDDVTFEHGGTVSFRNLHLEYMPGGTVADLDPADVDESLVRRYAWCLVSALRDVHARGFVHCDVKGRNVLLSGNRAAAKLADFGSAVEVEVPQDLLPRGSPMWMAPEVVRRERQGPESDVWSLGCTVIEIVNGKPPWEDHGVDTLSRIGYSDELPEFPSKLSELGKDFLEKCLRREWRERWSCDQLLQHPFLLPYAVVESSPRCVLDWVDSEFAESEHNDLEEGGWLEFNRTENSVKSRISKLATEWRVNWETEGWEAVREVELNEESWSSRTLSETEEGVNWEFSNAVGVGSCGECWHCEGVNQEIKEFGGGWERGILRIYSCKSLIRCYLLLLIYLNRLWFWIIYGVCMCLLEKCVMQLGGMYEKLMIRFGGVNCEEGNDGYSWTHDGNDIGDLN, encoded by the coding sequence atgacttCGTGGGTGAGAGGCAGGTGCGTCGGGAAGGGCGCGTTTGGAGTTGTCAACGCCGCGGTTTCCAGACCTCATGGTCGGCTATTCGCGGTGAAGTCCGTGGACTGTGGATTGGGGCACCCTTGTCGGCTCCAGGCGTTGGAGAACGAGATTCGGATTCTGAAACGCGTGGCGTCGCCACACGTGGTGGCTTATCTGGGCGACGACGTCACGTTTGAGCACGGCGGAACGGTGTCCTTCAGGAACCTTCATCTCGAGTACATGCCAGGTGGCACCGTCGCTGATCTGGACCCCGCTGACGTGGACGAGAGTTTGGTCAGGCGCTACGCGTGGTGCCTCGTGAGCGCACTGCGTGACGTCCACGCGCGCGGCTTCGTGCACTGCGACGTCAAGGGGAGGAACGTGCTCCTCTCCGGCAACCGTGCGGCCGCGAAACTCGCCGACTTCGGCTCGGCAGTGGAAGTCGAAGTCCCGCAGGATTTGTTGCCCCGCGGGAGTCCGATGTGGATGGCGCCGGAGGTAGTGCGCCGGGAGCGGCAGGGGCCGGAGTCAGATGTGTGGTCGCTGGGTTGCACGGTGATCGAGATTGTCAACGGGAAACCGCCGTGGGAGGATCACGGTGTGGACACGCTGAGTCGAATCGGTTACTCGGACGAGTTGCCGGAGTTTCCAAGCAAGCTGTCAGAGCTAGGGAAGGATTTTCTAGAGAAGTGTCTGAGAAGAGAATGGAGAGAGCGGTGGAGCTGCGATCAGCTGCTGCAGCATCCATTTTTGCTTCCTTACGCCGTAGTTGAATCGTCGCCTCGTTGCGTTCTGGACTGGGTTGACTCGGAGTTCGCGGAGTCAGAACATAACGACCTTGAAGAAGGAGGGTGGTTAGAATTTAACCGTACGGAAAATTCAGTTAAAAGTAGAATTAGTAAATTAGCAACAGAATGGAGGGTAAATTGGGAAACAGAGGGTTGGGAAGCGGTGAGGGAAGTTGAGCTGAATGAAGAATCATGGTCATCAAGAACATTAAGTGAAACCGAAGAAGGGGTTAATTGGGAATTTAGCAATGCGGTGGGAGTAGGGAGTTGTGGGGAATGTTGGCATTGTGAAGGGGTAAATCAGGAAATAAAAGAGTTTGGTGGAGGTTGGGAAAGGGGAATTTTGAGAATTTACAGTTGTAAAAGTTTGATACGatgttatttgttgttgttaatatatttaaatagattatgGTTTTGGATTATTTATGGTGTTTGCATGTGTTTATTGGAAAAGTGTGTAATGCAATTGGGTGGAATGTATGAGAAATTGATGATTAGGTTTGGTGGTGTGAACTGTGAAGAGGGGAATGATGGTTACAGTTGGACACATGATGGAAATGATATAGGAGATCTGAACTGA